In the Euphorbia lathyris chromosome 5, ddEupLath1.1, whole genome shotgun sequence genome, one interval contains:
- the LOC136230879 gene encoding G-type lectin S-receptor-like serine/threonine-protein kinase At1g34300 — protein sequence MIILNIHLIFFSLLLLVVFPFLILAEITPNSSLFASNRDKKWSSDNGTFSVGFIPLDPQTSPPSFLAAIYYDGGIPIWTAGSSTPVDSASSLQFLSSGSLRLINGSGDTIWSTNTDNLGVNSASVQENGNFVLTNDTSTVWSSFENPVDTIVPFQNFTTGMILESGSYSFTLLSFGNIRLRWNNSITYWSKGLNSYFNSDNTSLISYSLRLESSGILSVFGPTLPPNGAIVVYSDDYAEPGEILRFLKLDNDGNLRIYSSQRGSGIKKERWAAVQDQCRVYGYCGELGMCSYSNSNPVCGCLSRNFEFIDPNDSRKGCRRIMELDDCPGNVTMLDLKNTMLTYPPSADSEVFYIATSSCRLNCLMNTGCEASTLLLDGSGHCYLKTPGFITAYQDASLPSTSHIKVCPPVLPNLLLSSNISKDGRRRKVDRWVWIVGGIGVLVVLIILEYALWMCCCRKRSRFGGLSAEYTLLEYASGAPVQLWYNELRAATKGFKEKLGTGGFGSVYKGCLANGMVVAVKQLERIEQDERQFRMEVATISSTHHLNLARLIGYCSEGSQRLLVYKFMKNGSLDQFLFNSRKSLNWEQRFRIAVGTAKAITYLHEECHDCIVHCDIKPENILLDENYNAKVSDFGLAKLINSKENRYKTLARIKGTKRYLAPECIANLPITWMSDIYSYGMVLLELVSGTRNFQVSKATNRKKFSLWAYEEFNKGNILGIIDRRLADHEVEIEQVTRAIQVSFWCIQEQPLHRPKMGKVVQMLEGVVGIDQPPALMAASDVSKRKKSTFFSSNVSNISETLSSPNPTSICSFQIAGISTSHVSEASLGKASSALLVPRNL from the exons ATGATAATACTAAATATTCATCTgatcttcttctctcttcttcttcttgttgttTTCCCCTTTTTAATTTTAGCAGAAATCACACCAAATTCGAGTCTTTTTGCTTCAAACAGAGATAAAAAATGGAGTTCAGATAATGGTACTTTCTCAGTTGGGTTTATCCCTCTTGACCCACAAACTTCTCCGCCTTCTTTTCTCGCTGCAATTTACTACGATGGAGGAATACCCATTTGGACTGCAG GGTCGTCTACTCCTGTTGATTCTGCTTCTTCTCTCCAATTCCTCTCCTCCGGTTCGCTCCGCCTTATCAATGGCTCCGGGGACACTATTTGGTCCACCAACACAGACAACCTCGGAGTTAACTCAGCTTCTGTCCAAGAAAATGGGAACTTTGTACTTACAAATGACACTTCCACAGTTTGGTCCAGTTTTGAAAACCCAGTTGACACCATTGTTCCTTTTCAGAATTTCACAACTGGTATGATTCTGGAATCTGGATCTTACTCTTTTACCCTCCTTAGCTTTGGGAATATCCGTTTGAGATGGAATAATAGTATTACTTATTGGAGCAAAGGTTTGAATTCATATTTTAATAGTGATAACACTAGTCTAATTTCATATAGTTTAAGATTGGAAAGTAGTGGGATTTTGTCTGTGTTTGGTCCAACATTGCCTCCTAATGGAGCAATTGTAGTTTACAGTGACGATTACGCCGAACCGGGCGAGATTTTGCGGTTTTTGAAGCTAGATAATGACGGGAATTTGAGGATTTATAGCTCTCAAAGAGGTAGTGGGATTAAAAAAGAAAGATGGGCTGCTGTTCAAGATCAATGTAGAGTTTATGGTTACTGTGGGGAATTAGGAATGTGTAGTTATAGCAATTCGAATCCGGTTTGCGGTTGTCTGTCTCGAAATTTCGAGTTCATTGATCCGAATGATAGTAGGAAAGGTTGCAGGAGGATAATGGAGCTTGATGATTGTCCAGGGAATGTGACAATGTTAGATTTGAAGAATACAATGTTGACATACCCTCCGAGTGCGGATTCCGAGGTTTTCTACATTGCTACATCATCGTGTCGGTTGAATTGCTTGATGAATACTGGTTGTGAAGCTTCTACTCTATTGTTGGACGGTTCGGGACATTGTTACTTAAAAACGCCTGGTTTTATTACTGCTTATCAGGATGCTTCTCTGCCATCCACTTCTCATATCAAGGTTTGTCCACCGGTGCTTCCGAATCTGTTGCTTTCTTCTAACATTTCCAAGGACGGGAGACGAAGGAAGGTGGACAGGTGGGTTTGGATTGTTGGTGGAATTGGGGTTCTTGTAGTGTTGATCATTTTGGAGTATGCATTGTGGATGTGTTGTTGTAGAAAAAGGTCTAGATTCGGTGGACTATCCGCGGAATACACTCTTCTCGAGTATGCTTCAGGTGCTCCTGTGCAGTTGTGGTATAATGAACTTCGGGCTGCGACTAAAGGGTTCAAGGAGAAGCTTGGAACCGGAGGATTCGGAAGTGTGTACAAAGGATGTCTTGCTAATGGAATGGTTGTAGCAGTTAAACAACTCGAAAGGATCGAGCAAGACGAGAGACAGTTCAGAATGGAGGTTGCAACTATTAGCAGCACTCACCATTTGAATCTCGCGAGACTAATTGGTTATTGCTCCGAAGGAAGCCAGAGGTTGCTGGTGTACAAGTTCATGAAAAACGGGTCCCTAGATCAGTTCCTTTTCAACTCGAGGAAATCGTTGAATTGGGAGCAAAGGTTCAGGATTGCCGTTGGTACTGCTAAGGCCATCACGTATCTCCATGAGGAATGCCACGACTGCATTGTCCATTGCGATATAAAGCCCGAAAACATCCTTCTCGACGAGAACTACAACGCGAAAGTCTCCGATTTCGGCCTTGCTAAGCTGATAAACTCCAAAGAAAACAGATACAAGACATTGGCAAGAATTAAAGGCACTAAAAGATACTTAGCACCTGAATGTATTGCGAATCTTCCTATTACATGGATGTCTGATATATACAGTTATGGAATGGTTCTGCTCGAGTTAGTGAGCGGAACGAGGAATTTCCAAGTATCTAAAGCAACAAACAGGAAAAAGTTTTCATTGTGGGCTTATGAAGAATTCAACAAAGGTAACATTTTGGGGATCATTGATAGACGGCTAGCCGATCATGAAGTCGAAATTGAGCAAGTTACTAGGGCAATTCAAGTCAGTTTTTGGTGCATACAAGAGCAGCCATTACACCGGCCGAAGATGGGGAAAGTTGTGCAGATGCTTGAAGGCGTTGTGGGGATTGATCAGCCGCCTGCCCTTATGGCAGCGAGCGACGTTTCGAAGAGGAAAAAGAGTACATTTTTCAGCAGCAATGTGAGCAATATTTCAGAGACATTATCATCACCTAATCCAACTTCAATTTGTTCATTCCAAATTGCAGGAATTTCAACTTCTCATGTTTCTGAGGCAAGTTTAGGAAAGGCTTCTTCTGCTCTTTTGGTACCAAGAAATTTATAA